The genomic window AGCGCGAGCATTTTCCAGTTGCACTAAAAATCCTTGAGGCACAGCATTGTTCCCACTGACACCTGCTTGTGGCGTAGGATCTACTTGGATAATTGCCGCTCCCTGGGCGACTGGATCTCCCGATTTGACAAATATCTGGGTAACTTGGCCCTGAATCCTCGACTGAAGGGTGACTGAGCGCTGGGACTTTAGGCTAGCAATAAAATCTGAACTTTCCTCAATTATGCCGCTTTGTACTGTCGATATTTTGACTCTTACCCCTTGAGGTTGAGCATTAGCAGTTGAAGGTGCTGAATTTTGCGGAGTGAACAAACGCCAAACTATAGCTGTTCCGCCCCCTAATAATAGTAGTGCAGGTAAAAATAACCAAAGCCACCGCCGTTTTCCAGAAGGTGGCTCAAATGGGGTTTGTGGAGGTTTGTCTCCAAAATCATTTTGAGGCTCAGGGGATGTCATGGCTGATGAGGAACTTAAGGAACAAATTAACTAGATTCAATCAAAATTGCATCTGTTGATATTGAAATTACTGATGGGAGCATGAGGTTTTATGGCAAATTATGTGTTCCACCATCCAAATATACAGTTTTGATAATTCTGTCTAAATCTACCGAAAGGTGAATTCCTAATTTTCCATCCAGTTATCATGGACAACGTTTGGTGATGCTGGCATACCCATGATTCCACCGCACAAAGTCGATGAGCTGCCTGAGTCAATAAATATATAAGTTAGTTAATCATATAGCTACTTGACCGTAGCTGAATCTCTTTGGAGTCTTTCTGGTAAAGCTTCCGATTAGAAAATTAACGGCTGAACTCTGCTTCTGGCAAGTCAACAAAAGCCTTAGCAACAGTTACGTAGGGTAGTAGCCCAAATAATTCAAGTTCAGGACTATGAGTAGATAAAGGTAAGCGAATACTACCAATGTCCTTTCGGCAACCAAGAAAAAATAATCGCCGCCTTAACTGGGGAGTACCGAAATCAGCAGCTAAAAGTACACCGACTGAGATGTTGTAACCCAAATTCGCCATTTTATCCCAAGTTTGCTGGTATAGTGTGCCACCTGCAATCCCTTTGAGATTAGATACATTTTCCATAACGAAAAAGGGGGGATACAATTGCTCGACAAAACGTAAAAATTCATAAATCATACCACCTCGATCATCCTGAAAACCTTTTTGTTTACCTGCCTGACTGAAAGCTTGGCAGGGTGGCCCTCCAAAGACAATATCTGGTTTCTCAACTTCACCGGAAAACTTTTGCCATAGACTTAACGGGTTTTCTACAGTGGAAATATCATTTTCCAAAACGCAAATATCGCCACCAAAAAAACCACGCAGTGTTGCACAAGCATCTGACCAACTATCGAGAGCTACCTTACTTTCTATACTACCTGTAAGATAAGCACCAATATCCATACCTCCTGCGCCGCTAAATAGGCTGAAAGCTTTGAGGGAACGATTTTCAAATCCTAGTGACTTTGCTTGCTGAACTAAAGATTTAAACACAGCTTCTGCAAGGGGTACAGGTACAGCATTACCTACCTGAAGCTGAGTACTTGTTAGCGTTCCCTCGAATTTCATATTGTCAGGAAACCCTTGTAAACGAGCTGCCTCTCGCACAGTAATAAATCGGTTTTCATAGGGATGGACAAATTTATTGAAAATGTACCCTGTCACTGTTAATGAGGGTTTATCTGGATCAAGACGAATTATTCTTAAATTTGGGCCACCTTGACGATTTGGATCGTGCTTGAGATAAAACTTAAAGCTATCGTGCCAAAGTTCTTCAGGCAAATCTTGCATTTTTTGCCCAATTTTTAAAGCATCGATACGCTTTTGTACATCTGAACCAACCCGTCTAGCAATGTGATTTGCAACCAATTTGCACGGACTATTAAAATTGGAAATTTTCTGAAATCCAGTCATCTCTCACATGGCTTTTGGTGAAGGTAATTATACCATCAAAAAGATTGTAAATCTCTTTTTCAGGTGGCAAATCTGCAACTTTTTTCGCTTGTCCTGTTTCATCTAGTGTCCATATAACATCCTGAAGTTCGAGCAGGTAATCATTATAGTGACGCACAGCATGAATATTAGACAGTAAAGCAGTTTTTACTACCATTTGACTATGTTTTGGCTTTCCTATAGCAGCAATTTTTAAGACTTGATAAATGCCTTTTTTAATATCATCAGTTCTGTCCATTCCTACGCTAGATTTACCATCAGAGACGGATTCGTACCCATCACCACTCTTTCTCACTGGCCAAGTCAAAGGTCTAGGAGTAGGTTGTCCACAAGCATTTGTTAACCAATAAACAGCTTCAGGTATAGTTCCCCTACCCCGTGCTGCTTTATTATACGCAGAATAGGCAATATTCCAAAACTGAAAATATCGATAAAATAGTTGATTATCCAGACCAAAACTTCTGCCCATTTGTTCGTATGCCCATGTCGGAGAACTATGGCTTGCTTTTACTCCTAAATCCACAAGTTCATAGTTCCAATAATCTTCTTCTAACTTGGGCAGAATTATATACAAGTTAGATGATGCCAGAAATGAATTGTCTGTAGGACAGTGCGAACAAGGTATTGGTTCTCCATTTTCTCCCATCTCGGTTTGTACCTCTACCTTCGCTGCTAGAGCAAGTGTTGTCAATGGTGCGGCTTTTACTTCTGCAAGTAAGACTATACTCTCTTTTTCATCATGAATTATTACGTCAACGGGTTCAGCACCATGATAAATTTTTAAATTCCTCGAATTAATTTTAAATAAATGCTTTAGAAATACACACAGCAAACGACTTGTGGTTTTGCCAATAGTTCCAGATGGTAATTTGTTTGCTTGATGATAGTAAAAATTACCTTGCAAAACACATCTTGGGCAAGCATTAGTGTATGGGTAAATTAATAGAGGAATATTATTTACTGGACAATAAAGCCATCCTTTATTGGTTAGTTTTGTATAGTACTCAGCAGCTACAATCAGATCAAAAGCTGCTGCCAATGATATACCAGGATTAGTAGCAGTGCGTTTGGCATTTTCCAAAGCTTGCTCAACCAGAATGCAGGTTAATGCTTCTTCATGGGAATTTACTTCCAGAGCTTTCACTCTTCCTAAAAGGCTGACTATCCAATCGGCCTTAATTGGTTCAGGTTGATTACTTTGCACTATTCTTTAAAGATGCGATCGCACTCATACTACACAAGAGCATAACAGCGATCGCACTCATCGGCAGCACTTTTGTTCAACTAACTACAATGACTATTCCCACACTCTCATTCGCCAATCTATCCACCGCACACACGGCATAGGTTCCCGCTTGTTGGACAGTAGCAAAGGTTGTGCCAGCAGACAAAATTCGCCCAATTGTCCAAGTATCGCCAGTTTGCCGATAAAGTGTCCAAGAACGAACTGGCTGATTATCACCAGGCTGCCAACTCAGTTTACGGTTATTGACTTGTAATCCAATCGGTGGAGGGGGTGGTGTTGTATCTTGCCAAGACAAAGTTGGAGGTAACGCAGGTTTGTTATAAAGCAGACTTTGGAATTTATCTGCAATGCCTTGACTATTTTCCGTCAAAACAGCGAGATTAAAGAAGATATTCCCCAGTGACAACTGTCCAGCTTGGCTACGACTAATTTTCACCTGCTTTTCAATCTCATCACTCTCCCGACTCTTGTTGCTTGGTTCTGTCAAATTATTACCAGCGTAAACGTGTCTTTGCTTTGTATTTACCTGTGTCCACCACTTTAGCAACGCAAAATAACTTTGTTGTGGTTGGTCTGTGCGCCAATAAAGTTGAGGCGCAATATAATCAATCCAGCCTTGTTCTAACCATTTCTTCGAGTCAGCATACAGCACGTTGTAAGCATCCAACCCAGTAATACCAGCGGGTTGTCCGGGGCGATAAATCCCAAAGGGACTAATACCAAATTTAACGTCGGGTTTGGTTGCTTTAATTCCCTGCCAAAGGCGCTGTACCATTTTGTTAACGTTGTCCCGTCGCCAGTCGCCAAGGTTGAGTGTACCACCTGCTGCTTTATATGCAGCATAGGTTTTGTTATCAGGGAAAGACTGTCCCTCGATGGGATATGGATAGAAATAATCATCTAAGTGAATGCCATCAACATCGTAGCGCTTCACTACGTCGATAATTACGCTGTAAGCTCTGTCCTGAACTACTTTCAGTCCTGGGTCCATCCAGCGTTGAGTTTTCCACAAATAAACGCTTTCTGGATTGGTAACTGCTATGTGAGGACGAACTGTTTTGGCTGGGTCGGTGGAAGTGCTGGCGCGGTAGGGGTTAAACCAAGCATGAAGTTCAATATTGCGCTTATGACATTCTGCGATCGCAAACGCTAAAGGATCATAAAATGGTTCTGGTGCTTGACCCTGAGTTCCTGTAATCCAAGCACTCCAAGGCTCTAATTTAGATTCATATAAGGCGTCTCCCTCTGGTCGCACCTGAAAGATGAGGGCATTGAAGTTTAGCGCTTGTAATTTACTAATAATCTCGCTGAGTTCAGCTTTTTGTTGGGCAACAGAAAGTCCCGCTTTGGAAGGCCAATCACCATTCCACACAGATACTACCCACGCCCCCCGGAATTCTCGACTATGATTTATCCTAACACTACCGGCAGGTGTGGGTGTGGGTATTGGTATTGGCGTTGGTGTTGGTGTTGGTGTTGGCGTTGGCGTTGGTATTGGTATCGGTATCGGTATTGGCGGCTTCACAAGATAATTAGAGGGAATTTTTTCTACCTCTCCTAAATACACCAAAGCTTGATAAATAATTACTGCCACATCTGCACGGGTGGCTGCGAGATTGGGATTGAGTAATTTCACATTTGGGAAACTAACCACCAATCCAGCGCTGGTGGCAATAGCTATGTGATTTCTACCATACCCAGGAATCTGAACAGAATCTTGATAAATTTCTGGGAGTTGTGAGAGGAGGTCAGGTTTTACCTTGGTGGCAATTTCTAAGCCTACTACTAAGGAAACTAAGACTTCTACTCTCGTAATTCGGTTAGAGGAACGGAAACTTTTATCAGGAAACCCGCTAAGAAATACTTTTTCATAAGCTGCTTGAATGGCGGCTGCTGCCCAATAATTAGTAGGTACATCAACAAAGGGGATATACTGCCGCTTCTTGGTAACTGTGGGAAATGCCTTAGCGATGATGGCGGCAAATTCAGCACGAGTGAGTGAGTTATCGGGGCGATATGTGCCATTAGGCGACCCACTGACAATACCACGTTGGGCTAAGGCTGTAATAAATAAGCGTGCCCAATGGTTTTGAATATCCGAGAAGGAAGTAGTAATAGATACCATTGTTGATTGCAGCTAGCTGCCCTGGATTTTGATTTCCTTAGTTAATTTAGCAATATCAGAGCGATCGCTGCTGCAATGTCTGATAAACTTTGACTATTGAAGATTGGGCATGGGGCATTGGTAATTGCTATTCCCTATTCCCCATTCCCTATCTACTAACTACAGTTTTGCGTAAAACAGTAACGTTTTTAATGCACGGGAACGCATTAACATTGCATCGGCAGGCATTAACAATGCAGCCGACGCATTAACATTGTATCGAGATACATTGGCATTGTATCGGGACACATTAGCATTGTGTCAAGGTGCATTAACAAGGCGGCTGACGCATTGGCATTGTATCGGGCTGCATTAACATTGCAACAGATTGCCAAATTTAATTCGCTACGAATTAATCAAATGCTGTACTAAGTGGCTTTTGCAGTTTGGTCAGGAGGATTCAAGTTAGAACGAGCATTCAACGATAGCATCACGCGTGAAATGCCAGTGAAAATAATGCTGACACCAACTAGTGTCCCAAGAAGCCAGGGCGCATTGAAGGGCCACTGGAACCAAATCATTGCGCCTAAGACCAGCGTAATAATGCCATTACCTAGTACCCACGTCCAGTTCTCTTGCGGACGTAACCGGAATGCCAGAATTAACTCAAATGTGCCTTCAGTCAGCAAAAAGGTGCCAAGCAACAGAGTTAGTGTCAGAACACCCGTATAAGGATAAACAAACAGCATTATACCGGCTGCAATATAGAGTCCGCTCAATAGAAGTTTCCAAATAAAACCTCCTCTGTGACGGGTTTGAGTCGCATAAACTAGTTTTGTAAATCCCACGGAAATCAAAATCAGTGCAGTCCAAGTCTCGGCGAATATGGTCGAGAGACTAGGCACTGCGATCGCAATAACTCCGAAAATACTCAGCAGAACACCAGTTATCAGTGACCCATTAAAATTCTTGTTAATATCTCTAGGAGCATCGGTTGTCATACAAATCTTTTCCCTATTCTTAGACTCAACTCTACATTTAGGTTACGGAATTTCTAAGTAACAGAGTATGAACCCTAAGATAGACTCATCAGTATTAACTTAATCCTGATCATGACTAAACTTTACGACTATTGAGGCCCCAAACCAGTGATCTGATGATAACTAACTATAGCAATCCTAAATCATTCGTGAAAAGTTAGATCCCCGACAACTTTTACGAAGTCGGGGATCTGGATACTGCGAAATAAATCTAAGTATCATAGGTGCGTTATGGCGTTAGGCTAACGCACCGCAATAGATCATAATAAACGGTGCGTTAGCCAAGGGCATAACACACCCTACGACTATTGCACCATGTCACGCCACTAGGTTTATTTCAAAAATCAAATATGAGTCCTATATATTTTCTCTAAGTAGCCCTCATAAGAGTTCTGCAAGATTGCTTAGGCGTTCATAAACAGCGATTAGACGATCTCCTTCAAGTTCAACAGAAGTATTTGGATAATTCTGAATCGCTCCAAGCAGTGTAACTTCACCATTTTGTTTAATAGATGCACTTAAAGCGCTTCGCAGGGCCTGCTGATCTAGTTGTCCTGTGGGAGGGTGAACTACTTCACCAATTTGGTCAACTAAAATTGGCCCAGCCCAGCTAGACAGTAAATTATTTAAAAAGGCAGGATCGGCTTTAATTGGGGCTTTCAATGCCTTACGAGCTACTGCGGGGTCTTGTTTGGCCGCCTCCAAATAAGCTCTTAACGTCGGGGTAGTCTTGCCAGTTTCTGTAAACTGACTTAATTCTTGAACAGATATTTGCCCCTGAAAAGTACCATACTTTAAAACAACTTGCTCGGCAGCATTAGCATTAGTACTTAAGAGGAGAACAATAGCACCTACGCCTAAAGCTACAGTCTGAGTGAGTAACTTAGTAAATTTCCTATTGTTTAATCGATTGAAAAGTTGATAAATCTGCATATTGTCGAATTTTATAATGGTGCGGAGCGTACACAGGCACAAAATGCCCAAGCGTTATATTATTTCACAAAGTTCCTGCTAAGGATAGATGCTTAGAGGCATACATCTGTATGCCCCCACAGCTAATTTATTTGTTGCAAAGATTTTTGAAAATGGTGTTATTATAGAAAGTTTTCATCAGGCGAAGCTGCACGAGGTAGTATTGACTGCTCCTCATCTAAGGTTGGTGCAGGTATGCCCAAATGCTTCCTTGCAGATTCTTCAGCTAGCTTTCGGTCTTGCTGGTTCTCGAACTGACTCTCATCTAACAAATGAGGGTTTTTTACCGCTTCATCTCGGCTTGGCTGAGAGCCATTTTTCCACCTATACTTCCAGTCCATAATTTATAAAGACAGATATACTGCAATTTGATTTCCTAGTTCTTCATAGTAAGTGCTTAATGGAACATTCCACTCCTGCTATAGGTTGAAGAGGCTGATTCCGAGGGTACAAATTTAGCGATCGCAAATATAATAACTCTTGTCAGCATCTGCGACGCCGAATAGCCCGTCGTAGACATCGCTGCTGCAATAGGTAACAAAATAGCGATCGCTGCTGAGTGTCATATAAAATTTCACAGTTGCAGAATTTCAGGTGATTGAGTAGCTGGCAGTTGCCCACGAAAAACCTAACCCCCTAACCCCCTTCCCGACGCGGGAAGGGGGAAAGTTCAAAGTCTCTGACGCCACATGCTTTATGCAGGTGTTCCCGTCCACCGCAGTGGCTCCTCCTTTTAGGAGAGAGAAATAGAAGTGAGGTTTTCCAGATACCGTGAAAAGTCAGCCCTATGGGACGCTAGGGGCGAATGGAATCTTGCTATGTGCAGCCGTGATTTTTAATCATCAGGTACATTTACTGATTACTTTATCAAAATGCCTAATTGCTTTATCAAAATGCCTATTTAGTTTCTCAAAATACTTAAATGCTTTCTCAAAATGCTTGAATGCTTTCTCAGTAAATAAGTCGGCGAGAATAAATCAAACTACAAGATTTAAGCTAAAACCCCTTTAAAACATCATTTCCAGCCAGAGTCTGGAAATGCTCCTGATTGGGCTGCTGCCGTGAGTCAGGAAAGCGGTAGCCCCAAAATAGGAGATTTCTCGCCCTAAAGTTACAGAGGCAGTTTGAATTTAGTGCAAAATTTCTAAAATTTATGTCTAAAGAAATAAGCACAAAATTTACCTTGTCTAAAATTTATGTATGCACACAACAGTCACTCTCAAACAATATCTCTATAGATATAACTAGAAAAGCTAATTTTAGTAGAATTCCATCTCTAGGCTCACGCAATTGAAACTAAAAACGTTAATACTAAAAAAGAACTTTACCATCCTTAAACCTGGTTGTAATCAAAAATTACAGCCCAGAAAAAGTAAATAGACAAAAAAGTACAAACAATGACAACTTCTACAGACCGCGATCAACAAATTCAAAAGCTGCGTGAACTAATCAAAGATATTGATTATGGGATGTTTACCACAGTCGATGATAATGGAAGTTTGCATAGTTATCCCATGTCAAAGAGTGGCGAGATTAACTCTGATAGCATCCTCTGGTTTTTTACCTATGCTAATTCCCATAAGGTGACTGAGATTGAACAACATGAGCAGGTCAATATTAGTTTCTCATCACCTGAGCAGCAGCGATACGTTTCTATTTCAGGTACATCACAACTCGTGAAAGACCGCAACAAGATGCGAGAACTATGGAAGCCAGAACTTCAAACCTGGTTTCCTAAAGGACTGGACGAACCCGATATTGCTTTGCTTCAGGTGAATCTTAACCAGGTGAATTATTGGGATAGTGCATCGAGTTTTAAGCCACAAACAATTAGTTTTTGATACCATCACGCCTTTAATTAATTACTAACAAATAATTCGTAATTCGTAATTTCTAATTAAGAGTTAAATGGCTAATTACGAATTATTTGTAGATATGTAATTGTTAGACAAAATTGGCAAAAATTAAATGTTTTTAATTACAAAAAATTAATGGCAGGTCAATAGCCCGTGGCTTTAAACCGATGCAGGCATTGCGCGATCGTTGTGCCCAATATGCTGCCGATGGGCGTTTTTAACTCTTCAAAAGTTCTAAGCAGTTTGATGCTGATGAAGGCAGAATTCAACATGGCTTTCCACCCCAAAGCCAAATGCAGACATAAGACTGGGAAACAGAATTTATGCCTTACAAACAGATTGCAGACTTACCAGATTTAATCAAAGAGCACTTACCTAAGCACGTCCAAGAAATTTTTCGGGCTGCATTTAATAATGCTCAAGAAAAATATGGTGAAGAAGAGCGTGCCTTTCGTGTTGCTTGGAGCGCGGTGAAACGCGATTACGAAAAAGGCAATGATGGGCATTGGCACAAAAAGCCAGAATAGCTCGGATTGTATTGAGCAGTTTTATTGATGCTTCACAAAAAAAGCTTTACCAAGGAATAAATTTCAGTTATGAGCAAACAAAAAATAATTATGGCTGCGCTTGTAGCTATAGCGGTTCCCAATTGCATGGAATACAGACCTAACCCCCAGCCCCTTCCCTTGAAGGGAAGGGGAGTAAGATTCAAAGCCTCTCTCCTAAAAGGAGAGAGGCTTGGAGAGAGGTCAAAACTGTACTGCACCCAAGCGAGAACCGCTATATTGGCGCATTTACCGCCATCGTAGGGGCGCAAGGCCTTGCGCCCCTACGACAGATGTGGTTCAAATACTTGAATTCTGCTGTAAGTAAGTATGCAGGAAAAAACCAAACTATGTAAAGATAAGTAAATACGGAGAATGCATCTACCGAGGTAACTAAAAGATGGGCGCGTAGTTTTTGGGTATTTCTAACTCGTGAGCAAGACCAAACCCTTTTAACTTTAAGAACAGCAGATGTACCACAAAAAGTCAAAGACCGAGCAGAAGTAATCAGATTAAACGCACATGGCTGGTATGTGGAAAAAATCGCGGGTCATTTAAATGGTTACACCTATTACTTCAGAGGTGAACAAAAACGTTTAGAACAAACAAAGTGTCGTGGTCGTAGATTAAGCATTATCGAATTTCTTCAACCAATAATCAGTTTTGTTTACGGTTTGGTTATTGGGGGTGTTGACCGCAAATCTTATATCTAAATTAGGACTTACGCAAAAATCGCCAAAAAGTTTAATTTATCGAACCGCCATCGCGCAGCGTCTCGCAGAGAAGACGCCAAGGACGCCAAGAATCGTTTTTCGTTACATAGTTATAAATTTTCCTAGCTACCTACTTAAGTCAAAATTTGGGAGTTATAAATGTGCGAATGTGCGATCGCTATTCTGTCATTGCGTTCGCCCTCCGCTGCTTTCTTTACTACGAAAGATTGAGTCGCGCCGGATGAATGCTCTTTCTTGTATCAATAATTTTGGATTGAATAATTCAATCCAAAATCTAAAATTTAAAATCTAAAATAGCGATTCTGGGAATAGTAGCGATGCCACCTGTGAAATTGATTATACCTAGAATAACCGCAGCGATATCTGGTGACAAAAAGACAACTTCAGATATGGGAAGGAGGAGATTTACTCTAGGAAAATAGAAATCACCTTAGCATAGTATTGTGTTAAGGCGATCGCTACTCTCAATTCTATGACTGGTAAACGCTTTTATCACATTGGCTTTGGGCAAGATGATTTGGGTTCATTGCCTCCCAGCATTGCTCTATTATCTGGCGATCCGGAGCGATCGCGTTTAATTGCTGAAACTTATTTGCAGGATTTGCGCTTATTATCGGAGAATCGCGGACTCAATAGCTATGTGGGATACTTACCAAATGGTCGCCCCATCTTATCTGCTACTAGTGGTATGGGTGCGCCTTCATTGAGTATTGTAGTCAATGAGTTAATACAAGTAGGAATCCGGCAAATTATTCGCATTGGAACTTGCGGATCAATTCAACCTTATATACCAGTCGGTAGCATTATCATTAGCAGTGCAGCATTGTGTCGCCAAGGTGCAGCAAATGACATTGCGCCTGTGGAGTATCCAGCCGCAGCTGATCCGTTTCTCACAGTCGCCTTAGTTAAAGCCGCGCGAGAATTAGAGGTTGAACATTACATAGGAATTACGGCATCAGTTGATACTTTTTACGAAGGACAAGAACGCATTGATTCAGCGAATCCAAATTTAATGCGATCGCTGCATGGCATCACAGAAGAATATCGGCGCTTGAATATCTTAAATTATGAGATGGAATGCGGCACACTATTTAAAATGGCAGGAGTGTATAATTTTGCAGCAGCAGCTATTTGTGGTGTAGTAGCTGGGCGTACTGTTAGTGAAAATATCATCTTAGAACAAAAGGATATTGCTGTTAAAAATGCGATCACAACTGCTGTACATGCAGCAGCAACCTTTGAGTAAGCTAATTAATATTTACTTGATAAATATAGCGGTTATCGTTTACATGAAGTAGATTTTTCAACCTTACTCCTAACCCTTCTCCAAAGCATCGGAGAGAGGAGTGTTTGCGTGCCTCAAATGTGGGGTGAGGTTGTTACTGTATTGCACCGAAGTGAGAACCACTATAAACTCTCAGTAGTTTTATGGAGTCTTTACCTAATCTTTAATTTCTTAATTAGTAATTATAGCTAATATGTATTGAGCAAAATATAATTTGATCTGACAAAAATAAATGAAAAAAGTACAATATCTCCACAAATAATTATGAATTATAAATTCTTCATAATTGTCATGATAATATCCATGTTAGCAAAAATAGTAGTAATAATTTTTAAACCTATTATAAATATTTTAGATATTAATAAATATTTAAATAACTGGAAAATAATATAATATGAATAATCAGATTAAAGTCATGACTTTAACTGCGATCGGACTAATGCCGACGCTAATATTTTTAACATTCTTTTATCGGGCAATAGCTGACGATCCAGGAGTATGTTACATGGTAACCTCCTCTGGTAAAACCGTTGGATTGGGAAGCCTTTGTGGTAATATAGTCGCACCTTCAGACAACAGAGTTTTTCGAGTCCCAGTCAAACGCCGCTTTGGTGGAACTCCAGTGATTGATGTTACCTTCAATGACAAAAAAACCTTTGAAATGATTGTAGATACAGGTGCCAGTGAAACCATTATCACTCTAAGTATGGCGAATACACTTCAACTCCAGGCTACAGGTACAATGCAAGCTCAAATTGCCGATGGTAGCCAAGTAGAATTTCCAACCAGTAAGGTAAAATCTATTGCAGTAGGTGGAATTACAGCCAATAATCTTCAGGTAGCGATCGCACCCAAAGCAAGCATCGGCTTACTGGGCCACGATTTCTTTGGCGACTATGATATTAAAATTCTGGAGAAAGAGGTGGAATTTCATCACCGCTAATGTTCGCAGGTAAAAACGT from Nostoc sp. UHCC 0926 includes these protein-coding regions:
- the dcm gene encoding DNA (cytosine-5-)-methyltransferase; its protein translation is MVANHIARRVGSDVQKRIDALKIGQKMQDLPEELWHDSFKFYLKHDPNRQGGPNLRIIRLDPDKPSLTVTGYIFNKFVHPYENRFITVREAARLQGFPDNMKFEGTLTSTQLQVGNAVPVPLAEAVFKSLVQQAKSLGFENRSLKAFSLFSGAGGMDIGAYLTGSIESKVALDSWSDACATLRGFFGGDICVLENDISTVENPLSLWQKFSGEVEKPDIVFGGPPCQAFSQAGKQKGFQDDRGGMIYEFLRFVEQLYPPFFVMENVSNLKGIAGGTLYQQTWDKMANLGYNISVGVLLAADFGTPQLRRRLFFLGCRKDIGSIRLPLSTHSPELELFGLLPYVTVAKAFVDLPEAEFSR
- a CDS encoding alpha/beta hydrolase: MQIYQLFNRLNNRKFTKLLTQTVALGVGAIVLLLSTNANAAEQVVLKYGTFQGQISVQELSQFTETGKTTPTLRAYLEAAKQDPAVARKALKAPIKADPAFLNNLLSSWAGPILVDQIGEVVHPPTGQLDQQALRSALSASIKQNGEVTLLGAIQNYPNTSVELEGDRLIAVYERLSNLAELL
- a CDS encoding retropepsin-like aspartic protease family protein translates to MNNQIKVMTLTAIGLMPTLIFLTFFYRAIADDPGVCYMVTSSGKTVGLGSLCGNIVAPSDNRVFRVPVKRRFGGTPVIDVTFNDKKTFEMIVDTGASETIITLSMANTLQLQATGTMQAQIADGSQVEFPTSKVKSIAVGGITANNLQVAIAPKASIGLLGHDFFGDYDIKILEKEVEFHHR
- a CDS encoding nucleoside phosphorylase — encoded protein: MTGKRFYHIGFGQDDLGSLPPSIALLSGDPERSRLIAETYLQDLRLLSENRGLNSYVGYLPNGRPILSATSGMGAPSLSIVVNELIQVGIRQIIRIGTCGSIQPYIPVGSIIISSAALCRQGAANDIAPVEYPAAADPFLTVALVKAARELEVEHYIGITASVDTFYEGQERIDSANPNLMRSLHGITEEYRRLNILNYEMECGTLFKMAGVYNFAAAAICGVVAGRTVSENIILEQKDIAVKNAITTAVHAAATFE
- a CDS encoding pyridoxamine 5'-phosphate oxidase family protein, whose translation is MTTSTDRDQQIQKLRELIKDIDYGMFTTVDDNGSLHSYPMSKSGEINSDSILWFFTYANSHKVTEIEQHEQVNISFSSPEQQRYVSISGTSQLVKDRNKMRELWKPELQTWFPKGLDEPDIALLQVNLNQVNYWDSASSFKPQTISF
- a CDS encoding glycoside hydrolase family 10 protein, with amino-acid sequence MVSITTSFSDIQNHWARLFITALAQRGIVSGSPNGTYRPDNSLTRAEFAAIIAKAFPTVTKKRQYIPFVDVPTNYWAAAAIQAAYEKVFLSGFPDKSFRSSNRITRVEVLVSLVVGLEIATKVKPDLLSQLPEIYQDSVQIPGYGRNHIAIATSAGLVVSFPNVKLLNPNLAATRADVAVIIYQALVYLGEVEKIPSNYLVKPPIPIPIPIPTPTPTPTPTPTPIPIPTPTPAGSVRINHSREFRGAWVVSVWNGDWPSKAGLSVAQQKAELSEIISKLQALNFNALIFQVRPEGDALYESKLEPWSAWITGTQGQAPEPFYDPLAFAIAECHKRNIELHAWFNPYRASTSTDPAKTVRPHIAVTNPESVYLWKTQRWMDPGLKVVQDRAYSVIIDVVKRYDVDGIHLDDYFYPYPIEGQSFPDNKTYAAYKAAGGTLNLGDWRRDNVNKMVQRLWQGIKATKPDVKFGISPFGIYRPGQPAGITGLDAYNVLYADSKKWLEQGWIDYIAPQLYWRTDQPQQSYFALLKWWTQVNTKQRHVYAGNNLTEPSNKSRESDEIEKQVKISRSQAGQLSLGNIFFNLAVLTENSQGIADKFQSLLYNKPALPPTLSWQDTTPPPPPIGLQVNNRKLSWQPGDNQPVRSWTLYRQTGDTWTIGRILSAGTTFATVQQAGTYAVCAVDRLANESVGIVIVVS
- a CDS encoding HdeD family acid-resistance protein is translated as MTTDAPRDINKNFNGSLITGVLLSIFGVIAIAVPSLSTIFAETWTALILISVGFTKLVYATQTRHRGGFIWKLLLSGLYIAAGIMLFVYPYTGVLTLTLLLGTFLLTEGTFELILAFRLRPQENWTWVLGNGIITLVLGAMIWFQWPFNAPWLLGTLVGVSIIFTGISRVMLSLNARSNLNPPDQTAKAT
- a CDS encoding bromodomain-containing protein — encoded protein: MDWKYRWKNGSQPSRDEAVKNPHLLDESQFENQQDRKLAEESARKHLGIPAPTLDEEQSILPRAASPDENFL
- a CDS encoding ChaB family protein, producing the protein MPYKQIADLPDLIKEHLPKHVQEIFRAAFNNAQEKYGEEERAFRVAWSAVKRDYEKGNDGHWHKKPE